In Urechidicola croceus, a single window of DNA contains:
- the dinB gene encoding DNA polymerase IV produces MSNLERSIAHMDLDTFFVSCERLIDSKLNGKPVLIGGTSDRGVVASCSYEARKFGVHSAMPMRMAKQLCPEAIVLRGNSGIYSKYSKLVTEVIKDSVPLYEKSSIDEFYIDLTGMDQFFGCHHLASELRQKIMRETGLPISFGLSINKTVSKIATGEAKPNNEIRINSGTEKPFLAPLSVRKIPMVGAVTYKNLCDLGIKRIKTIQEMPVEMMSRVFGKNGLGIWKKANGIDNSPVVQYHERKSISTERTFDKDTTDISKLKSILVAMAENLIFQLRRGNKLTGCITFKIRYSDFQTYTKQKKIPYSASDHTILPIVMELYNSLYQRRLLVRLIGIRFSHLVSGCHQINMFDDEEKIINLYQAMDKMRERYGDRAVIRASGIDAKTISRMNPFTGEPPPLLANRRS; encoded by the coding sequence ATGAGTAATTTAGAACGCTCCATAGCACATATGGATTTAGATACTTTTTTTGTGTCTTGTGAACGGTTGATTGACAGCAAACTGAATGGGAAACCTGTTTTGATTGGAGGAACTTCTGACAGAGGTGTTGTGGCTTCTTGTAGTTATGAAGCACGTAAGTTTGGAGTTCATTCTGCTATGCCTATGCGTATGGCAAAACAATTGTGTCCAGAAGCAATTGTGTTAAGAGGAAATTCAGGCATTTACTCTAAATATTCAAAATTGGTAACCGAAGTAATTAAAGACAGTGTGCCTTTGTATGAAAAATCCTCAATTGATGAGTTCTATATTGATTTAACTGGAATGGATCAATTTTTTGGTTGCCATCATTTGGCTTCAGAATTAAGACAGAAAATCATGCGAGAAACTGGACTTCCGATTTCTTTTGGATTGTCTATCAACAAAACAGTTTCTAAAATTGCAACTGGTGAAGCCAAACCTAATAATGAAATTAGGATTAACTCTGGAACTGAAAAACCATTTTTAGCACCTTTATCTGTACGTAAAATTCCTATGGTTGGAGCAGTGACTTATAAAAACCTATGCGATTTAGGCATCAAACGAATAAAGACCATTCAAGAAATGCCAGTTGAAATGATGTCGAGAGTATTTGGTAAAAATGGTTTGGGTATTTGGAAAAAAGCCAATGGCATTGATAACAGTCCTGTAGTACAATACCATGAACGCAAATCCATTTCTACTGAACGTACATTTGATAAAGACACAACTGATATTTCTAAACTTAAAAGCATACTCGTTGCAATGGCTGAAAATTTGATTTTTCAATTGCGTAGAGGAAATAAATTAACAGGATGTATCACTTTTAAAATTCGTTATTCTGATTTTCAAACGTATACGAAACAGAAGAAAATTCCTTACAGTGCTTCCGACCATACTATTTTACCTATTGTTATGGAATTGTACAACAGCCTTTACCAAAGAAGATTATTAGTTCGATTGATTGGAATTCGGTTCAGTCATTTGGTAAGTGGTTGTCATCAGATTAACATGTTTGATGATGAAGAAAAGATTATCAACCTCTACCAAGCAATGGATAAAATGCGTGAACGCTATGGTGATAGAGCAGTTATTCGTGCTTCTGGAATTGATGCAAAAACTATCAGTAGAATGAATCCTTTTACTGGTGAGCCTCCTCCACTATTGGCGAATAGAAGGAGTTAA
- a CDS encoding viperin family antiviral radical SAM protein, which produces MKTNNFIPSINYHLWEPCNMRCKFCFATFQDVKQTILPKGHLPEKDAIEVVKKIAAAGFEKITFAGGEPLLCKWLTNLIKTAKELGMTTMIVTNGSKLTEEFLKENKPYLDWIAVSIDSLEGENNIKIGRAITGKKPLSKEFYYDLINKIHQYGYGLKINTVVNKVNYKENLSAFIKSARPKRWKVLQVLPIVGQNEGKVDTFKITNKEFDHFIASHKNNKTLVPESNAVMKGSYVMVDPAGRFFDNASGKHNYSEPILKVGINKALKTMNYELDKFLTRGGIYDWKNN; this is translated from the coding sequence ATGAAGACTAATAATTTTATACCAAGTATTAATTACCATTTATGGGAACCATGTAATATGCGTTGCAAGTTTTGCTTTGCAACGTTTCAAGATGTAAAACAAACTATTTTACCAAAAGGACATTTACCAGAAAAAGATGCTATCGAAGTTGTAAAAAAAATTGCTGCAGCAGGATTTGAAAAAATAACCTTTGCTGGTGGAGAACCTCTACTATGTAAATGGTTGACAAATTTAATTAAAACAGCAAAAGAGTTAGGAATGACGACTATGATTGTAACCAATGGTAGTAAGTTAACTGAGGAATTTTTAAAAGAAAACAAACCTTATCTAGATTGGATTGCAGTGAGTATTGATAGTTTGGAAGGTGAAAATAATATTAAAATTGGAAGAGCGATTACTGGTAAAAAGCCATTAAGTAAGGAGTTCTACTATGATTTAATTAATAAAATTCATCAGTATGGTTATGGACTTAAAATAAATACCGTTGTAAATAAAGTCAATTATAAAGAAAACCTAAGTGCATTTATAAAAAGTGCTAGGCCCAAGCGTTGGAAAGTATTACAAGTACTTCCTATAGTAGGTCAAAATGAAGGAAAAGTAGATACTTTTAAAATTACAAATAAAGAATTTGATCATTTTATAGCATCTCATAAAAATAATAAAACTTTAGTACCAGAATCCAATGCAGTCATGAAAGGATCTTATGTCATGGTAGATCCTGCAGGAAGGTTTTTTGATAATGCCTCAGGAAAACATAACTATAGTGAACCGATTCTTAAAGTTGGAATTAACAAGGCATTAAAAACAATGAATTATGAGCTAGATAAATTTTTAACTAGAGGAGGAATTTATGATTGGAAAAATAATTAA
- a CDS encoding McrC family protein — MISHKNISVFEHQRLRIGEQGFQQTHLDALLKLNEYHEGAYFEPISKGIKFNQYVGVIQVDGLTIEINPKADKDDDDKKWKGVLLKMLKSCGRIKASSMGVANVKRQHLNLLEVYFELYLHEVNTLVRKGLVKKYRKHTKNTKALKGKLEFAGHINRNVIHKERFYTAHQVYDTNHLIHQVIFKALNIVDQFTKGTRLYDLSKRVLLNFPEVDNTITVKQINNIQLDRKTSNYSYALELARLIILNYSPDISSGKEKMLSLLFDMNQLWEEYVLKQLKNSCLNSDIKVSGQESKSFWGSNSLRPDVVLRKGTKTYIIDTKWKRPSNSSASVSDLRQMYTYCRFWDAEKALLLYPGEPSQNKFKSYETDDYSKDDQENHTPIDHQCKMGFVSVLDESGELDQKIGNIVLSLIPITPT, encoded by the coding sequence TTGATTTCACATAAAAACATATCCGTTTTTGAACATCAACGTTTGCGCATTGGTGAGCAAGGTTTTCAACAAACACATTTAGATGCCTTATTAAAATTGAATGAGTATCATGAAGGTGCATATTTTGAACCCATTTCTAAAGGAATTAAGTTCAACCAATATGTTGGAGTTATTCAAGTAGATGGTCTAACTATTGAAATTAATCCAAAAGCAGACAAGGATGATGATGATAAAAAATGGAAAGGTGTATTGCTAAAAATGCTTAAATCCTGCGGTAGAATAAAGGCGTCATCAATGGGAGTAGCAAATGTAAAAAGGCAACATCTTAATTTATTAGAAGTTTATTTCGAATTGTATTTACATGAAGTAAATACTTTAGTAAGAAAAGGGCTAGTAAAGAAATATCGAAAGCATACTAAAAACACTAAAGCATTAAAAGGCAAGTTAGAGTTTGCTGGTCATATAAATCGTAATGTTATACATAAGGAACGCTTTTATACGGCACATCAAGTTTATGATACGAACCATTTAATTCACCAAGTTATATTTAAGGCTTTGAATATTGTAGATCAATTTACAAAGGGGACGAGATTATATGATTTAAGTAAGAGAGTACTGCTTAATTTTCCTGAGGTTGATAATACTATAACAGTAAAACAAATAAATAATATTCAACTGGATCGGAAAACATCCAACTATTCATATGCGCTTGAATTGGCACGGTTAATAATATTAAACTATTCTCCAGATATATCTAGTGGTAAAGAAAAAATGTTATCGCTGTTATTTGATATGAATCAATTGTGGGAGGAATACGTTTTAAAACAATTAAAGAATTCTTGTTTGAATAGTGATATTAAGGTTTCTGGACAGGAGTCTAAATCATTTTGGGGATCAAATAGTTTACGTCCAGATGTCGTTCTTAGAAAAGGAACTAAAACATATATTATTGATACAAAATGGAAACGACCTTCAAATAGTTCTGCTTCTGTAAGTGATTTGCGTCAAATGTATACCTATTGTCGTTTTTGGGATGCAGAGAAGGCTTTGTTGTTATATCCTGGAGAGCCAAGTCAAAATAAATTCAAATCTTATGAAACAGATGATTATTCAAAAGATGATCAAGAGAACCACACACCTATTGACCATCAATGTAAAATGGGCTTTGTTTCTGTTTTAGATGAAAGTGGTGAATTAGATCAGAAAATTGGTAACATTGTACTATCTTTAATACCAATCACCCCTACTTAA
- a CDS encoding McrB family protein, translating into MLFDQVTKEHIIQGIKDYEEKGLPNDFGPSSTYDLVYNNNKYPPKAIMAYANYHAAGRKIERYFKGGLGTDCFKAFERNNFAVIKKKDQNMNENLYDLKQEFLTTWPIERLEKMKLEEYTNLEKTSFCYWIEHITTELGSVAGGSSYKFGIYKRSSYSDVKEESNRTTDGEYAWFKKYGENSKEQAFDTVKKIIVKIAQSAKNNNLELIDDIDLGVAYKWKIAFLYGEYNCLNIFKMDALQWIASELKIEYSNKTPVSYYHINILETKDIDDEYYEFSHGLWRQYDLRSIDVKKDFAKWLNTNTFESYRAYLGYTNKGIEEKLDEINNFFEDFDFYKVDPNKVDNHIKNILFLFSKKERIKTPEFVEYDLKNSNGIPKAILGKNNYIKFLNEKFEMKTNEKETLETLLKEFRVHIKGYADFTIKTYSDNFNLYLKNYLEKKATKYFDEFDYKTLSQISFSNYEKKTYKSQDHRGKGHVHFISFFKNKIVLNKYKVVRIESATNQIFYGPPGTGKTYYLKNELFKKYTSRETSITREQYFETVVSECSWWQVIAIALIELGRSKVSDIFEHEWVRKKASLSNSKTIRPTLWGQLQSHTIDECEFVNVTNRQQPLIFNKTADSYWEILEDQVEELVPELYNLKKSVENYDPDPDKIVKHFDFVTFHQSFSYEDFIEGIKPIMPENGEIVEDLGYKIVPGVFKEICNKAGNDPNNRYAIFIDEINRGNVSAIFGELITLIETDKRLGAKNELKIKLPYSKKEFGVPSNLDIYGTMNTADRSVEALDTALRRRFEFKEKMPDLDVITYEKVEGVKLSEVLKTINDRIELLIDRDHTIGHSYFINVDSPEKLANVFNNKIVPLLQEYFYGDYGKIGLVLGEGFVEYKDNAKIQFAGFKYEGQDDFKRPTFVLIKVEEATIIDAVTTLLGRGKTRIS; encoded by the coding sequence ATGCTATTCGATCAAGTAACTAAAGAACATATCATTCAAGGAATAAAGGATTATGAAGAAAAAGGACTTCCCAATGATTTTGGTCCATCATCTACATATGATCTCGTCTATAACAATAATAAATATCCACCAAAAGCCATAATGGCTTATGCCAATTATCATGCAGCAGGAAGAAAAATAGAACGCTATTTTAAAGGAGGATTAGGAACGGATTGTTTTAAAGCTTTTGAACGTAATAATTTTGCTGTAATTAAAAAGAAAGATCAAAACATGAATGAAAATTTATATGATTTAAAACAAGAATTTTTAACTACTTGGCCAATTGAAAGGTTGGAAAAAATGAAACTCGAGGAATATACCAATTTAGAAAAGACATCATTTTGTTATTGGATTGAACATATCACAACTGAACTAGGAAGTGTTGCAGGAGGAAGTTCATACAAGTTTGGAATTTATAAAAGAAGTAGTTACAGTGATGTAAAAGAAGAGAGTAATCGAACAACAGATGGTGAATATGCTTGGTTCAAAAAGTATGGTGAAAACAGCAAAGAACAGGCATTTGATACAGTTAAAAAAATTATTGTTAAAATAGCACAATCGGCGAAAAATAACAACCTTGAATTAATAGATGATATTGATTTAGGAGTGGCATATAAATGGAAGATTGCATTTTTATATGGTGAATATAATTGCTTGAATATATTTAAAATGGATGCTTTACAATGGATTGCATCTGAGCTTAAAATTGAATACTCAAATAAAACACCAGTTTCATATTACCATATAAATATTTTAGAAACAAAAGATATAGATGATGAGTATTACGAATTCAGTCATGGTCTTTGGCGTCAATATGATTTAAGATCTATTGATGTGAAAAAGGATTTTGCAAAATGGTTGAACACAAATACATTTGAATCCTATCGTGCTTATCTCGGTTATACGAATAAAGGTATTGAAGAAAAGTTAGATGAAATTAATAACTTTTTTGAAGATTTTGACTTTTATAAAGTTGATCCTAATAAAGTAGATAACCACATAAAAAATATTCTTTTTTTATTTAGTAAAAAAGAACGAATTAAAACCCCAGAATTCGTAGAATACGATTTGAAAAATAGTAATGGAATTCCAAAAGCTATCTTGGGTAAAAACAATTATATTAAATTCTTAAATGAAAAATTTGAAATGAAAACAAATGAGAAAGAAACATTAGAAACTTTACTTAAAGAATTTAGAGTACATATAAAAGGCTACGCTGATTTTACAATAAAAACTTATTCAGATAATTTTAATTTATATCTTAAAAACTATTTAGAAAAAAAAGCAACGAAATATTTTGATGAATTTGATTATAAAACTCTTTCTCAAATTTCATTTTCAAATTATGAGAAAAAAACCTATAAAAGTCAAGATCATAGAGGAAAAGGGCATGTACATTTTATATCCTTTTTTAAAAATAAAATAGTACTGAATAAATATAAAGTAGTTAGGATAGAATCGGCAACAAATCAAATTTTTTACGGCCCTCCAGGAACTGGTAAGACCTATTATTTAAAAAATGAATTATTTAAAAAATATACTTCCAGAGAAACATCTATTACGAGAGAACAGTATTTTGAGACTGTAGTTAGTGAGTGTTCATGGTGGCAAGTAATTGCAATTGCTTTAATAGAATTAGGACGTTCAAAAGTATCAGATATTTTTGAACATGAATGGGTACGGAAAAAAGCAAGTTTATCAAATTCAAAAACAATTAGACCAACACTTTGGGGACAATTGCAAAGTCATACTATTGATGAATGCGAATTTGTTAATGTAACTAATAGACAACAACCATTAATATTTAATAAGACCGCAGATTCGTATTGGGAAATATTAGAGGATCAAGTAGAAGAATTAGTTCCAGAATTATATAATTTAAAAAAATCAGTAGAGAATTACGATCCAGATCCAGATAAAATTGTTAAACACTTTGATTTTGTAACCTTCCATCAATCTTTTTCATACGAGGATTTTATAGAAGGAATAAAGCCTATAATGCCCGAGAATGGTGAAATAGTAGAGGATTTAGGTTACAAAATTGTACCTGGAGTATTTAAAGAAATATGCAACAAAGCAGGAAATGATCCAAATAATAGATATGCCATTTTTATTGATGAAATCAATAGAGGAAATGTATCAGCAATTTTCGGAGAATTAATAACATTGATTGAAACGGACAAACGTTTAGGTGCTAAAAATGAACTGAAAATTAAATTACCTTATTCTAAAAAGGAATTTGGGGTTCCTTCAAATTTAGATATTTATGGAACTATGAACACTGCCGACAGGAGTGTAGAAGCCTTAGATACTGCTTTAAGACGTCGTTTTGAATTTAAAGAGAAAATGCCTGATTTAGATGTGATAACGTATGAAAAGGTTGAAGGTGTAAAATTATCAGAAGTTTTAAAAACAATCAATGATCGTATCGAATTATTAATCGATAGAGACCATACAATTGGACATTCATACTTTATAAATGTAGATTCTCCTGAAAAATTAGCAAACGTATTTAACAATAAAATTGTACCATTATTACAAGAGTATTTTTATGGAGATTATGGTAAAATAGGTTTGGTACTTGGAGAGGGATTTGTTGAATATAAGGACAACGCAAAAATACAATTTGCTGGTTTTAAATATGAGGGGCAAGATGATTTTAAAAGGCCAACGTTTGTTTTAATAAAAGTAGAAGAGGCTACAATTATAGATGCAGTAACTACTCTATTAGGTAGGGGAAAAACAAGAATAAGTTAA
- a CDS encoding reverse transcriptase/maturase family protein encodes METEDWFKLKRYPHIGEPLSLMDYKWIKTYVENKKCIKEHSFLPLIHKCIIKRKYRADIVNLDRNKKGERKRFIDKPKIRQIYYASHIDSMVFSYYNYLISEEYEKFIETKKFNESIVAYRKIPIVIGSDKNKCNIDFAKSTFEFIKKNEDKNLTAIVADVTAFFDNLDHKILKKQWCKVLNKSTLPEDHYNVFKALTNLHYVEGDQLYNSYKGTMLVERGIPNFSKKKGIKRIEIKSNSYFKEKNAVAYCTKEEFLANNLNLVISEQNKKGIPQGSPISATLANVYMLDFDQEIYEKVETIGGYYQRYSDDLIIVCEQEYEDEILKFIRDKVKNLAKLEIHPSKTTVYRFEETEGIFKGFEIDENSKEHNYNKCLEYLGFSYDGQRVLIKDSGFSKYYRSMKRSFKKSTSLAINSKNPDKNLFKSRLYKRFTHRGSKRKLIYQPSKIDPSKYEPTKKYYWGNYLSYINKSNENMRNLNGGENIIKRQSRKFWNNFYRLMKHHEAKVSDAKKVEI; translated from the coding sequence ATGGAAACAGAAGATTGGTTTAAATTAAAACGATATCCACATATTGGAGAGCCTTTATCCTTAATGGATTATAAATGGATAAAAACTTATGTGGAAAATAAAAAATGTATTAAAGAACATAGCTTTTTACCATTAATCCATAAGTGTATCATTAAACGAAAGTATAGAGCAGATATAGTTAATCTTGACAGAAATAAAAAAGGTGAGCGCAAACGTTTTATAGACAAACCTAAAATTAGACAGATTTACTATGCTTCCCATATAGACTCAATGGTATTTTCATATTATAATTATTTAATTAGTGAAGAGTATGAGAAGTTTATTGAGACTAAAAAATTTAATGAATCTATTGTTGCATATCGTAAAATACCAATTGTAATTGGTTCAGACAAAAATAAGTGTAACATTGATTTTGCTAAAAGTACTTTTGAGTTCATTAAGAAAAATGAAGACAAAAACCTTACAGCAATTGTTGCAGACGTAACTGCTTTTTTCGATAATTTAGATCATAAGATTTTAAAAAAGCAATGGTGTAAAGTTTTAAATAAAAGTACGCTACCTGAAGATCACTATAACGTCTTTAAAGCTTTAACCAATTTGCATTATGTAGAAGGTGATCAATTATATAACAGTTATAAAGGAACAATGTTGGTAGAAAGAGGAATTCCAAATTTCTCTAAAAAGAAAGGGATTAAAAGAATTGAGATTAAATCTAATAGTTACTTTAAAGAGAAAAATGCTGTTGCCTATTGTACAAAAGAAGAGTTTTTAGCCAATAATTTAAATTTAGTTATTTCAGAACAAAACAAAAAAGGTATTCCGCAAGGAAGTCCTATTAGTGCAACATTAGCTAATGTATATATGTTAGATTTCGATCAGGAAATTTATGAAAAAGTTGAAACTATTGGAGGATATTATCAAAGATATAGCGATGACCTTATAATTGTATGCGAACAAGAGTATGAAGATGAAATATTAAAATTTATACGTGATAAAGTTAAGAACTTAGCAAAATTAGAAATCCACCCATCAAAGACTACTGTATATAGGTTCGAAGAAACAGAAGGTATTTTTAAAGGGTTTGAAATAGATGAAAATTCTAAAGAGCATAACTATAATAAATGTCTTGAATATTTAGGGTTTTCATATGATGGACAACGAGTACTTATTAAGGATTCTGGATTTTCAAAGTATTATAGATCTATGAAACGGTCGTTTAAAAAGTCTACTTCATTAGCTATTAACAGTAAAAATCCAGATAAAAATTTATTTAAATCAAGATTGTATAAAAGATTTACCCATAGAGGTTCAAAACGTAAATTAATTTATCAACCTTCTAAGATTGACCCCTCTAAATATGAACCAACAAAAAAATATTATTGGGGGAATTATTTAAGTTACATTAATAAATCCAATGAAAATATGAGAAATTTAAATGGAGGTGAAAATATAATAAAAAGGCAAAGTAGAAAGTTTTGGAATAATTTTTATCGATTAATGAAACATCATGAAGCCAAAGTAAGTGATGCCAAAAAAGTTGAAATTTAA
- a CDS encoding restriction endonuclease subunit S: MEIKTLEEITSKIGSGATPRGGQNSYKPEGVSLIRSQNVYDFAFSKNGLAFIDEEQAKKLDNVTVNEGDILFNITGDSIARTCIVPNKILPARVNQHVSIIRCKKNYDSRFVNYYLINLKSYLMQICGVGGTRNALTKEALQKLQIKIPSTQKQIAKVLSDLDAKIEVNNKINTALEAMAKTLYDYWFVQFDFPFDFAQGKPDVNGKPYKSSGGKMVYNEVLKRDIPEGWEIKELQNISKCIMGQSPKGESYNKDEIGIPLLNGPADYENGILKGRTYTTSPTRLCQKNDMVLCIRATIGNLVYSEEEFCLGRGVAAVRPNEEKFSELIYYLLLQEIERFKVQATGSIIRGITKDDLTQSKCLIPSDNLIDTFHNQVKPIFDKIRINKLENQKLSELRDWLLPMLMNGQVTVSSLRGTKQSHDITTNNNLGLVAESGEKYGE; the protein is encoded by the coding sequence ATGGAAATTAAGACTTTAGAGGAGATTACTTCAAAAATTGGAAGTGGTGCTACACCTAGAGGTGGTCAGAATTCATATAAACCTGAAGGTGTTTCTTTAATTAGAAGTCAAAATGTGTATGATTTCGCTTTTTCTAAAAATGGTTTGGCATTTATAGATGAAGAACAGGCAAAAAAATTAGATAATGTAACTGTTAATGAGGGAGATATTCTCTTCAATATAACTGGCGATTCGATTGCTAGAACTTGTATTGTTCCAAATAAAATATTGCCTGCAAGAGTAAATCAACATGTCAGTATTATTAGATGCAAAAAAAATTACGATTCTAGATTTGTAAACTATTATTTAATTAATCTAAAATCTTATTTAATGCAAATCTGCGGAGTTGGTGGTACTAGAAATGCACTAACAAAAGAAGCATTACAAAAGTTGCAAATTAAAATACCCTCAACCCAAAAACAAATAGCCAAAGTTTTATCAGATTTAGATGCCAAAATAGAAGTCAACAACAAAATAAACACAGCCTTAGAAGCGATGGCAAAAACGCTCTACGATTATTGGTTTGTACAGTTTGATTTTCCCTTCGACTTCGCTCAGGGTAAACCCGATGTTAATGGTAAACCTTATAAATCGTCTGGTGGTAAAATGGTTTATAATGAGGTGTTGAAGCGCGATATTCCTGAGGGTTGGGAGATTAAAGAGCTTCAAAATATTTCAAAATGTATAATGGGACAATCACCTAAAGGAGAATCTTATAATAAAGATGAAATTGGAATACCATTACTCAATGGCCCTGCTGATTATGAAAATGGCATTTTAAAAGGTAGAACTTATACTACTTCACCAACTAGACTTTGTCAAAAAAATGATATGGTCTTATGCATAAGAGCAACAATAGGTAATCTAGTTTATTCAGAAGAAGAATTTTGTTTAGGTCGAGGTGTTGCTGCTGTAAGACCAAATGAGGAAAAATTTTCTGAATTAATTTATTATTTATTACTTCAAGAAATTGAAAGATTCAAAGTTCAAGCCACAGGAAGCATAATTCGTGGTATTACTAAAGATGATTTGACTCAGTCAAAATGTTTAATTCCTTCCGATAATTTAATTGATACATTTCACAATCAAGTAAAACCAATATTCGATAAAATAAGAATTAACAAGCTAGAAAACCAAAAACTATCAGAGTTAAGAGATTGGTTGTTACCTATGTTAATGAATGGGCAGGTTACGGTATCGTCTCTGCGAGGCACGAAGCAATCTCATGATATAACAACTAATAATAATTTGGGGTTGGTTGCGGAAAGTGGAGAAAAATATGGGGAGTAG
- a CDS encoding HsdM family class I SAM-dependent methyltransferase, protein MTTNQFETQTKALIDDLKSVCANYGLGNDGNEFKIITQVFLYKFLSDKYVYELKQLEPALAKAKDFDEALKKYSDDDLEMLSMQISENTARIAPKNFLSRLFEQQNKDKFADIFDQTLLDIAKANNDIFSVLTQGGEKVVLFENISKYVTDNRDAFCKALVNKLVTFSFEHIFTQKFDFFATIFEYLIKDYNTNSGGKYAEYFTPHAVAKIMAACLVTDTDVNNVTCYDPSAGSGTLLMNIAHAIGEDKCTIYSQDISQKSSALLRLNLILNNLVHSIRHIIQGNTILKPYHKQENGQLEQFDYIVSNPPFKLDFSDYSADLDSKANKERFFAGIPKVPAKKKESMAIYLLFIQHIMHSLSAKGKAAIVVPTGFITAQSGIDKKIRQKLVASKMLAGVVSMPSNIFATTGTNVSILFLDKTNTEDVVLIDASNLGTKVKEGKNQKTVLSEAEEDQIIKVFNAKEAKDDFSVVVSYEDIKAKNYSLSAGQYFEVKIEYVDITAEEFTAKMKSFESNLESLFAESKSLEKEIQDNLKGLKYGN, encoded by the coding sequence ATGACAACAAACCAATTTGAAACCCAAACCAAAGCACTGATAGACGATCTTAAAAGCGTATGTGCCAATTACGGTTTAGGAAATGACGGAAATGAATTTAAAATTATTACCCAAGTTTTTTTATACAAATTCTTAAGCGATAAATACGTTTACGAATTAAAACAACTAGAACCTGCACTAGCAAAAGCCAAAGATTTTGACGAAGCCTTAAAAAAATATTCTGATGATGATTTAGAAATGCTAAGCATGCAAATAAGCGAAAACACAGCACGTATTGCACCTAAAAACTTCTTATCAAGGCTATTTGAACAACAAAACAAAGACAAATTTGCCGATATTTTTGACCAGACTTTATTGGATATTGCCAAAGCAAACAACGATATTTTCTCAGTACTTACACAAGGAGGAGAAAAAGTAGTATTGTTCGAAAACATAAGTAAATACGTTACAGACAATAGAGATGCCTTTTGCAAAGCCCTAGTAAACAAACTCGTTACTTTTAGTTTTGAGCATATTTTTACACAGAAATTTGACTTTTTCGCGACAATTTTCGAGTATTTAATTAAAGATTATAACACCAATAGTGGTGGTAAATATGCGGAGTACTTTACACCGCACGCAGTAGCCAAAATTATGGCGGCGTGTTTGGTGACGGATACCGATGTAAATAATGTAACCTGTTACGATCCTAGTGCAGGCTCAGGAACTTTGTTAATGAATATTGCACACGCTATTGGCGAAGATAAATGTACTATTTACTCGCAAGATATTTCTCAAAAGTCTTCTGCCTTACTGCGTTTGAATTTGATTTTAAACAATCTAGTACATTCTATACGACACATTATACAAGGGAACACCATTTTAAAACCCTACCATAAACAAGAAAACGGACAATTAGAGCAGTTTGATTATATCGTATCTAACCCACCGTTTAAGTTAGATTTTAGCGATTATAGTGCCGATTTAGATAGTAAAGCCAATAAAGAACGTTTTTTTGCAGGCATACCAAAAGTACCAGCCAAGAAAAAAGAATCGATGGCTATTTACTTACTGTTTATACAACATATAATGCACAGTTTAAGTGCCAAAGGAAAAGCAGCCATTGTAGTACCTACAGGTTTTATAACCGCACAAAGTGGTATTGATAAAAAGATACGACAAAAACTGGTAGCAAGTAAAATGTTGGCAGGTGTGGTAAGTATGCCTTCTAATATTTTTGCAACTACAGGTACCAACGTAAGTATTTTGTTTTTAGATAAAACAAATACCGAAGATGTAGTATTAATTGATGCTTCTAACTTAGGAACGAAGGTAAAAGAAGGCAAAAACCAAAAAACAGTATTAAGCGAAGCCGAAGAAGACCAGATTATTAAGGTGTTTAATGCTAAAGAAGCCAAAGATGATTTCTCTGTAGTAGTTTCTTATGAGGATATAAAAGCCAAAAACTATAGCCTAAGTGCTGGACAGTATTTTGAAGTAAAAATTGAATATGTTGACATTACTGCGGAAGAATTTACTGCTAAAATGAAGAGTTTTGAAAGTAATTTAGAGAGTTTGTTTGCAGAGTCTAAAAGTTTGGAAAAGGAGATTCAGGATAATTTGAAAGGGTTGAAATATGGAAATTAA